The Equus caballus isolate H_3958 breed thoroughbred chromosome 12, TB-T2T, whole genome shotgun sequence genome contains a region encoding:
- the LOC138916860 gene encoding olfactory receptor 5AN1-like produces the protein MTQGGNITAITHFLLLGFSDFPGIRAVLFVVFLLVYIMTLIWNLCLIILIRMDFHLHTPMYFFLHNLSFIDICYVTSTVPKMLSNFFQEQQTITLVGCAVQYFIFSTMGLSESCLMTAMAYDRYAAICNPLLYSSIMSPTLCVQMVLGSYMAGFSGSISQLCAMLQLQFCGPNIINHFFCDMPQLLVLSCTDTFFVQLMTAVLIVIFGIINVSIIMISYGCIVISIMKITSAKGRSKAFSTCASHLTAVTLFYSSSIFVYLSSSSGGSSSFDRFASVFYTVVIPMLNPLIYSLRNKEIKDALKRLQKKGKYC, from the coding sequence ATGACTCAAGGAGGAAATATTACAGCTAtcacccatttcctcctcttgggATTCTCAGATTTCCCCGGAATCAGAGCAGTGCTCTTCGTTGTATTCCTGTTGGTGTACATTATGACTCTGATTTGGAACCTGTGTCTCATCATCTTAATAAGGATGGATTtccatctccacacacccatgtacttcttcctccatAATCTGTCCTTCATTGATATCTGCTACGTGACCTCCACAGTCCCCAAGATGCTCTCCAACTTTTTCCAGGAGCAGCAAACCATCACCCTTGTGGGTTGTGCTGTTCAATACTTCATCTTTTCAACCATGGGACtgagtgagtcttgtctcatgacagccatGGCTTATGATCGATATGCTGCCATTTGTAACCCActtctctattcatccatcatgtCACCCACTCTGTGTGTTCAAATGGTGCTTGGGTCCTATATGGCAGGATTCTCTGGTTCTATATCCCAATTGTGTGCCATGCTTCAGCTCCAATTCTGTGGGCCTAATATCatcaaccacttcttctgtgacatgccCCAACTGTTAGTCCTGTCCTGCACTGACACTTTCTTTGTACAACTCATGACTGCGGTATTAATAGTGATCTTTGGGATAATAAATGTCTCAATTATCATGATATCTTATGGCTGTATTGTCATCTCCATTATGAAGATCACTTCAGCTAAAGGCAGGTCCAAGGCTTTCAGcacctgtgcttctcacctgACAGCAGTGACCCTCTTCTATTCCTCAAGTATCTTTGTCTACTTGAGTTCCAGCTCTGGCGGTTCCTCCAGCTTTGACAGATTTGCATCAGTCTTCTACACTGTGGTGATTCCCATGTTGAATCCCTTGAtttatagtctgaggaacaaagaaatcaaagacgccTTGAAGAGGTTGCAAAAGAAGGGAAAGTATTGCTGA